The genomic stretch tgagcactcctattgacaaaagcataaagatggtaaaggcgATGTCATCAACCAGCCAGTAGGAAATAGAGGAAATGAgaggttccttatcaaaatgctgttagTAGCTTAATGTATGACAGTATTGGGACTCACctcgacatcacacatgcagtgagccaggcaagccagtttgcaattaactctgggaggcaacactggattgcagccAAAATAATCTTAAAGTACCTAAATGGTACAAGTTCATTAACGTTgatgtttacaaagtcaaaaggtatgACTTtgaaagttttctgtgatgcctaCTGGGGATCAGATGAAGACGACCATCATTCCTACATGGAATACTTGTTAGTTTTGGCAGGTGCAGCCGTTAGCTGGGcgagcagaaagcaacccactactgttgccctatccaccactgaggtggagtacatggcacttacagaaactgcaaagaagcattatggatgaaggagactttatgtgagcttaACCTTCTTTACCACAGAGAGACTATCAACATTgcatgtgataacaagggagcaattgatttgtcttccagcatcAAGCATTATGGATGGTtcaaacacattgccattagacatcactttatccgtgagttagtggaaaacatgtctgtcaatgtggattacatagccAGCGAGAGCAATGCTGCTGGTATGTTGACAAAGggtctgtcatcacacttgctgaatatatTCATTgcaaaatgtggactggaatatcATGCTTTATTAATGTGCTTCCTCACAGTCTGagcgagttcttcctgggagagacaactgcattggcgtgcagcttctgctctcctcagtgtgtgaccttgtctaccctgcagcTGCACCACATTCAGCCACATTCCGTGTGCACTAAATTGCTGTGTCACCGCTGTACTGctacacatgtatactgtgagtttctgctgctgcagaacatcttctatatactacaaactgttatctctgttatatgatTAAACCAATCAACCTGGTTAAGAGCCGTTGTGTGGACTAGCATCCCTatccaacaccgcaacactctgccaacattaTCATCATGATGTCAATGATAATGGGCTTATTTTATGTGTAGGACTGGGGCTGAAGTTTCATCTATTTTCCAGGTTTATCTGGCCCTGATTAAAAAGTTCCACAAACATTTAAAGTTTGTGGAACTTTAAATGGGATGGCACTTAAAATTAAGGCTCATGTCATTTTTACATACTTAAAATAATCTCGCACACCTACAAAAAAAGTATTTTCTGCACTGCTCAACAAAATGAAATGCATTGGTGCAGCTACTCCATACTTCACCCAACTGGAATGCTTTCCTTTCATCTGTCTCTGCAAATTGTTTTATTTAAACAAAGACAATGATCTCTCTTAATAAACCTAATCACTGCTAGAAAAACTAATGTGCATTTTCTGTAATTGAGTCGGACAACAGTTTCAAAGCTGCTTTTGAAATATGAAGCAGCTGTTTTGTTTAATAAATGACCACCATTGAACACTGTTTTATAAAATTTTGGATTGTGTTATAGCAGCAAATCTGGATTATTCTTTGTAAAACAGCATTTCATGGAATAAACAGTTTTACAAAGAGGGAAACAATTATTACAAGTCATTATAAAAGATGACACTACTACTAACATCAATTGACTTTCACTCTGATTTTAATGTCATCATTTAACTACAAACACCTCACCTTTCCTGTGCAATTAAAAGGGTTGCATTTATGCTACTGGGTGATTTAAGATAGACATCATGGGCTGTatgtaatgctgcccgagttcAGCGGCCAATCAGGAAGCTGTCTGAAATTggaaattttttttaaaggggcaatcacttactagGCATAGGtttgccttgtgattgcccctttaaaaaatacctgtgttcagccagcatcccacacGGCCACTAAACTTGGAAGATATTACATACCGCCCCCATTTTTAGTTCTaagttagggatgagcgggttcggttccctgagaatcgaacccacccaaacttggggatccgagcccagatccaagtcaggctcggttttTCGCACCTAACTCAGATCTGAAAACAAGGCAAAAAGTCACCATGCCGCTGTCAGATCTTAGGTTTTGGAATCTACATATAGTTCCGGTGATCAGCGCCATctttactctggacttggagagtgcacagtaaggacgtgttccttctgtgctgtgtgctgttagggaaggCAATAAATTTGGAAATGTGCCCCCAAAACACATTGGAAAAAGTAATTGAGTCTATTTTTGGTGGatggacacaatcatggagaatataCCGCCATACCTAACTGCTTGCCAGACCCTTCTACTGTTGTATCTGGATATTGCACACCTACTCCCATCTCCATAGCTGACTCTCCAGCAGTTCTATCTTGATTTGGCGATGAcaaactgacaagcaggcacacacaCTCCTGCGTCATGAGTTTCTCTCTTGTTGGCTAaaagatgcacaatcatttgcatacgCTTTGCCTCAGGGACACACacgcacataaacacacaaatgcaCACAGACACGCATGCAGGCACGCAAGCACGCACAAGTACACATGCATATATGCATGCACACACCCACAAGATGACTGACAGCCTTCCTTGCTCCATGCTTTTGTTTGTACGATGCAGTCAAATCAATCAGACAGTGTGACATTCTTtattggaaggttctctggctgcgccgAACCTTCCACATGGGAATTCTTGTGGAAACTGGATTATTTAAATAGACAGCAAAAAGCTCCTGCCAATACGTCAGTAGGGATTTAGGTCGGAGGCCTGTTCTATGATCCATGTTCTATGATGCGTGTTCTGTGATGTCACTGTCTGCTTGGCCTGGGGTGTATAGCCATGCAGTtccttgctgacagccacttgagggaggcaGAAATCAGGAGATTCAGCGTATCAGAATCTTTCCAGCTTTTCCAGAAAACGCACACACCTTCTGCAGTCGATATGGACCCAAACCAATGCCCAAAGACGAAGGTCGAAAAAGCCAAACTACGGGATTACGGTGAGTCatgaatttaggaattaatttagcagAAGGAAATTTAGTTAGTTTGCTTGTACTTCGAATTCAAGACTAAGGCCTAAGTAGGCATCACATCCTGATGGCCCCAGCAGTTTTAAGGTGTCTTTAGCAATTTGGAAATGTGCCCCCAAAACACATTGGAAAAAGCAATTGGGTCTATTTTTGGTGGACGGACACAATCATGGAAAATATACCGCCATACCTAATTGCTTGCCAGACCCTTCTGCTGTTGTATCTGGATTTTGCACACCTACTCCTATCTCCATAGCTGACTCTCCAGCTGTTCTATCTGGATTTGGCGGCGGCGATGACTAACTGGCACACACACTCCTGCGTCATGAGTTTCTCTcttgttggctggatgatgcacaatcatttgcatacgCTTTGCCTCGgggacacacaaacaaacacacaaacgaACGCATGCATGCAGGCACGCAAGcacgcacacatacacatgcacacacgcatgcacacacCCACAAGACGACTGCCGGCCTTCCTGGCTCTGTTCTTTTGTTTATAGCCATGCATTTGCTTGCTGATAGCCACTTAGGAAGACACACACCAGTTGATGCAGTGTATCAGAACATCTTCAGCTTTTCCAGAAAACGCACACACATTCTGCAGTTGATCTGGACCCAAATCAATGGCCAAAAACGAAGGTCGAAAAAGCCAAACTACGGGATTATGGTAAATCatgaatttaggaattaatttagcagAAGGAAACTAAGTTAGTTTGCTTGTACTTCAAATTCAGTACTAAGTCCTAGGTAGGCTTCACATCCTGATGGCCTCCCAGCATTTAAATTTGCATTGGATAGAGGTAGGAAATTAAATTGGGAAAAGAAGTAGGCACATAatgagactccacagagcagttttcaggtgtctttatcaattgtagcatttaaaagagaaagcaattagggaatacaatgttgcgaCGATGTAAGGATAATTGCAAAATCCCACTAAATACGTTCGGCAAGGCAATAAATTTGGAAATGTGCTCCCAAAACACATTGGAAAAAGCAATTGAGTTTATTTGTGGTGGACGGAGACAATCAAGAAGAATGTACCGCCATACCTAACTGCTTGCCAGACCCTTCTACTGTTGTATATGGATTTTGCACACCTACTCCCATCTCCATTGCTGACTCACCAGCTGTTCTATCTGGATTTGGCAGCAGCGGCGACGAataactgacaagcaggcacacacaCTCCTGCGTCATGAGTTTCTCTCTTGTTGGCTGGATGATGCGCAATCATTTGCATACGCTTTGcctcagggacacacacacacaaacacacaaatgcatgcaCACACGCATGCAGGCATGCAAGTACGCACatgtacacatgcacacacacatgcacacacccaCAAGATGACTGCCGGCCTTCCTTGCTCCATGCTTTTGTTTGTATGATGCAGtcaaatcaatcaggcagtgtgacattctttatTGTTAGGTTCTCTGGCTGCGCCGAACCTTCCACATGGGAATTCTTGCGGAAACTGGATTATTTAAATAGACAGCAAACAGCTCCTGTCACTACATCAGCAGGGATTTAGGTCGGAGGCCTGTTCTATGATCCATGTTCTATGATGCgtgttctgtgatgtcacaatctgtttggCCTGGGGTGTATAGCCATGCATTtgcttgctgacagccacttgagggagacagacACCAGGAGATGCAGCTTATCGGAATTTTTCCCGCTTTTCCAGAAAACGCACACACTTTCTGCAGTCGATCTGGACCCAAACCAATGCCCAAAAACGAAGGTCGAAAAAGCCAAACTACGGCATTACGGTGAATCAtgaattcagtggcgtaactagaattttttctcccccaagccaaaaaattcttaggcgcccccccccccccccccttcatgctccataattgggagcaagaaagggataaatatttgCGCGCCttcgcaaaaaaaggggcgtggttttgttggagtgggcgtggtttcgcataaaggggcatggcattgcaggaaaagactaccttataccccagttttgcaacctgcacgcccatacgttggccaccacaggaaagaaaaataatcctgattcatgccccttacattatttgtcatttttcctccttatagtaatgcccagtatacattatgccacatactgcaatggcccttagacattatgccgcacacaataatgcacgacacaatatgcacacactgtaatgcccccgacacattatgccacacaccgtaatgtctgtgacacattatgccacacaccgtaatgcctgtgacacattatgacaggaattgcaatgcccgttatacattatgctacacactgcaatgcccctgatacattatagcacatacaatgtctgtgacacattatgacacacaccgcaatgtccgtgatacattatgccacacactgcaatgcccgatacattatagcacatacaatgcctgtgacacattatgccacacactgcaatgaccttgagacattataccacaatgcccgtgatatagtataccatacaccgtaatgcctgtgacacataccacaatgccctgcccgttataccctatgccacacatcgcaatgcccgttatgtattatgccacactgcaatgaccctgagacattataccacataccacaatgcccgtgatatagtataccacacaccgtaatgcctgacacattatgacacataccgcaatgtccgtgatacattatgccacacactgcaatgaccctgagacattataccacatatcacaatgcccgcgatatagtataccatacaccgtaatgcctgtgacacattatgacacacaccgcaatgtccgtgctacattatgccacacaccgtaatgcccattacacattaagtcctacagtaaggcttctaattacttttcaattacctgctcgttgtcaggggtttcatgcactgggtgtcatgctcgttgccaggggtttcatgctcttggttccatgcacggtgccaggggttttcatgctcagggtgtcatactcgttgccaggggtttcatgcactgggtgtcatgctcgttgccaggtgtttcatgcactgggtgtcatgctcgttgccaggtgtttcatgcactgggtgtcatgctcgttgctaggaggtagtccttgttgctagggctgtgctcccagtgccacatatgtccccagtgccagatattcccccacggtgccaggtacttacatgccccagtgccaaatatagtcatcccccccatgtgccaggtacacatatacccccccagtgccacatatgcccccagtgccagatattcccccccagtgccagatatgcccccagtgccatatattcccccccagtgccaaatatgcccccagtgccagatattcccccccagtgccagatattccccccgtgccatatatgcccccagtgccagatattcccccccagtgccagatattccccccgtgccatatatgcccccagtgccagatatcccccccagtgccatatatgcccccagtgccagatattccccccagtgccatatatgcccccagtgccagatattcccccccagtgccatatatgtcccagatatccccccccagtgccagatattccccccagtgccagatattccccccagtgccatatatgcccaagtgccagatatccccccccccagtgccatatatgccccagtgccagatattcccccccagtgccatatatgccccccgtgccatatatgcccccagtgccagatatcccccccagtgccatatatgcccccagtgccagatattcccccccagtgccatatatgccccagtgccagatatccccccccccagtgccagatattcccccagtgccagatattcccccccagtgccagatatgcccccagtgccagatattccccccagtgccagaaatgccccagtgccagatattcctccctctcccccccccccgccatatatgcccccagtgccagatatttaccccccccccccccgccgtcgctttttggagggacacagagggcacagctcgcctctcctgtgtccctcctgctgcatcatctccggcggccgcgggtctattagggggaagtgccggttcgtgagccaatcagagctcacggacggcacttccccctattagacccgtggccgccggagatgatgcagcaggagggacacagggaggcgcgctgtgtgccctctgtgtccctccaacaagcggcggagggaaggagactgcagactgacatgcggacgctcgtccgcatgtcagtctgctgtaaatcagtggcgcccccgcagcccctcgcccccaagccaccgcgaggactgcgggggcagtagttacgccactgcatgaaTTTGAGAATTATTTTAGCagaaggaaattaagttagtttgcTTGTACTTCGAATTCTGTACTAAGGCCTGGGTAGGTTTCACATCCTGATGGCCCCCCAGCATTTAAATTTGCATTGGAGAGTGCACAGTTAGGACGTGTTtctcctgtgctgtgtgctgttagggaaggAGCAAGTAGGGAGAGCGCAAAGCgtggcaggagagagcaaaggggggcaggagagagcagagggggcaggagagagcagaggggttattttgcaggagagttgagttgggtGTGCCCTGATCATCTCCAAGCATGGTATAGATGCCGTGTGCTTCTTTGCTCTTTGGGTGATcaaaggatctcccaactgccccccccaaccGCCAGTGGTGCCGAACAGGTGGGAGGAGGGTACCaaatacccgggcccaggtctgatgagtAGCCGAGTGAGGGCCGGTGAGGACCCTAGGCCTGCACCCCATTACCTGGAAGCACCAACTGCAGTTCATCACAGCCCAGGTGgggctaaaaataaaaaaaaatcagtataTTTTTCTAAgtctgcatggccacgcctcctgtcatTAGTCCATGCCCCCTTAAAAGTACTTGGGCCCGGTCAGGATCTCTACTGCTCTGCCGACCgctggacactgcgacccgcgggtgggacagtgggacagtgtccaaatagctggATTGTACTGCTGCCCAAAAACTTTGAAAAcaagtaccgtatatacttgagtataagtcgacccgaatataagccgaggcacctaattttaccacaaaaacctgggaaaacttattgactcgagtataagcctagggtgggaaatgcagctctgcccgtacacagccctcacactgccagatatgcccccacagtgccagatatgccctcacactgccagatatgccccccacagtgccagatatgccctcacattgccagatatgccctcacagtgccagatatgcccccacagtgccagatatgccccctcagtgccagatatgccctcacagtgccagatatgccccctcagtgccagatatgccctcatagtgccagatatgccccctcagtgccagatatgccctcatagtgccagatatgccccctcatagtgccagatatgccccctcagtgccagatatgccctcatagtgccagatatgtcccctcatagtgccagatatgccccctcagtgccagatatggcctcatagtgccagatatgccccctcagcgcCAGATatgtgcccccccaagtgccaaatatggtcccccagtgccagttacttaccttcTGCCGCTCCTGCGCtgtctgtgaaggagggacacggagggcaccgcgcgcacctctcctgtgtccctcctgcgtctccggcagccgcggtgggtctgttaaatgaagtgccagttcgtgagccaatcagagctcacgaacgggtacttcctttaatagacccgccgctgccgccggagacgcaggagggacacaggagaggcgcgcactgtgccctccgtgtccctccttcccactgcactgcactgccactgacatgactcgagtataagccgagggggctttttcagcacaaaaacaagtgctgaaaaagtcggcttatactcgagtatgggggtaattctgagttgatcgcagcaggaactttgttagcagttgggcaaaaccatgtgcactgcaggggaggcagatataacatgtacagagagagttagatttgggtggggggtgttcaaactgaaatctaaattgcagtgtaaaaataaagcagccagtatttaccctgcacagaaacaaaataacccacccaaatctaactctctctgcacaagttatatctgcctcccctgcagtgcacatggttttgcccaactgctaacaaagttcttgctgcgatcaactcagaattaccccctatatacggtaTCTCAAGCAATTAAATTCTTGTTTTATGCTACAATATAATCCTTGTAGACCAGTGATGTGATATATCGCAAACATACTGGTTCCATGTATCTCTTGGCACAACAAAAAATATTAATAACACACCATCTGCTAATGCAATAATTAAGGCATGTTATGACCAGTGTTGGTTCAAGAATCAGCAGATGTCTGAGTACCAGACTTTATGTTATCACAGCTTTTGCTTCTAAGAAACTATGCTGCAGATTTTGTTTTGTCTACCCCATTGACATTTTCTAGTATGACAAATAAAGACAAATGAAGATGAAACAAAAACTTGCAGAAGAGTATACCAAAATCCTATATAGATGTTATTTTTCTCCAGACACTTAACTGAACTTTGAATCCAACTAAAAAACGCTTGTGAAATTATCTACTGTAAACAAGTTTACCATATGCATTTA from Pseudophryne corroboree isolate aPseCor3 chromosome 5, aPseCor3.hap2, whole genome shotgun sequence encodes the following:
- the LOC134929600 gene encoding uncharacterized protein LOC134929600, producing MYDSIGTHLDITHAVSQASQFAINSGRQHWIAAKIILKYLNGTSSLTLMFTKSKGMTLKVFCDAYWGSDEDDHHSYMEYLLVLAGAAVSWASRKQPTTVALSTTEVEYMALTETAKKHYG